A genomic region of Larus michahellis chromosome 25, bLarMic1.1, whole genome shotgun sequence contains the following coding sequences:
- the LOC141734797 gene encoding olfactory receptor 14J1-like: MANGSSITQFLLLPLADTRELQLLHFGLFLGTYLAALLANGLIITAIACDHRLHTPMYSFLLNLTLLDLGSISTTVPKAMANSFWDTRAISYAGCVAQVFFLFFCAATEVYLLTVMAYDRYVAICKPLHYGTLLGSRACVHMAAAAWGTGFLNALLHTASTFSLPLCQGNAVGQFFCEIPQILKLSGSDYYFREAGLLVVGACLGFGCFVFIVLSYVQIFRTVLRIPSEQGRHKAFSTCLPHLAVVSLFVSTGIFAYLKPPSISSTVLNLVVAVLYSVVPPAVNSLIYSMRNQELKDALRKLAQWKFFFQ; this comes from the coding sequence ATGgccaatggcagctccatcacccagttcctcctcctgccattggcagacacacgggagctgcagctcttgcactttgggctcttcctgggcacctacctggctgccctcctggccaacggcctcatcatcaccgccatcgcctgtgaccatcgcctccacacccccatgtactccttcctcctcaacctcaccctccttgacctgggctccatctccaccactgtccccaaagccatggccaattccttCTGGGACACAAGggccatctcctatgcaggatgtgttgcacaggtctttttcttatttttctgtgctgcaacagaggtttatcttctcactgtcatggcctatgaccgctacgttgccatctgcaaacccttgcactacgggaccctcctgggcagcagagcttgtgtccacatggcagcagctgcctggggcactgggtttctcaatgctctcctgcacacggccagtacattttccctacccctctgccagggcaatgctgtgggccagttcttctgtgaaatcccccaaaTCCTCAAGCTCTCCGGTTCAGACTACTACTTCAGGGaagctgggcttcttgtggttggtgcctgtttaggctttggatgttttgttttcattgtgctgtcctatgtgcagatcttcaggaccgtgctgaggatcccctctgagcagggacggcacaaagccttttccacgtgcctccctcacctggctgtggtctccctgtttgtcagcacaggcatttttgcttacctgaagcccccctccatctcctccacagttctaaatctggtggtggcagtgctgtactcagtggtgcctccagcagtgaactccctcatctacagcatgaggaaccaggagctcaaggatgccctaaGGAAACTGGCTCAATGGAAGTTCTTTTTCCAATAA